The Spinacia oleracea cultivar Varoflay chromosome 2, BTI_SOV_V1, whole genome shotgun sequence DNA segment GGAGCATAAATTCAGCAAACATTGGATAGTGGGAGGACGGGTAACACCCATCAATATTATCATTCACAACTTCACATAGTACTGGTATCAAAGATCTTCCTCTGAACAAAATCCAATCCACATGGAGATCCTGAGTTTGACGATCCCAACAGAGACAAAGCGCCCTAAAAATCAACTTCAAAAATTCCACAGCTCCTTGTTTATTACCTAGCACAACGCGCAAAAGCATGTTATAGGTTATATGTAAGTTTCCATCATATTCaccagaaaagaaagaaagaaaaaactacAGAGGCTTCAAAcctttgaatccatgataagtGCGGATTAAGGATCCATTTTTTCTCACCCGTGCATTTGGCCACGTGTCTCTCATATCACCTACTACACCGTGCTCTCTGTAAACATTACAAAAGGGTCCAAGTCCATTACTCAATCCTCAACATGGTATCTCCCATTAATCTAAAGTCCCTATCCAATAAACAGCAACCACTAGCCAATACATGTCACATGAAGCAAACAAAAGATGCTATGGCAACGACGTTAAATAAGCATCTTGATATGAAAATATGCAATCCCACTTTTTCTTTTGCATACCACCCCCGTCTCCCTTGCACAATCACTTCAACTAATCAACTATGTTTTATTAAGAGGGAAACCTTATCCAACTACTTTCCAATTTTTCTGCTATTTAGGGGTGAAATAATTTTCTTGAGTTGAAAGTAGTTTTCCAATAGGTGCAAaagattttctttattttaggAAGGAATGTTACATTATCCTTCCCACccctttcctttctctttctctccccCCTCCATCATTTATTCCTCTTCATTCTAGTTAGGAACCAACAATTTAGAAGCTGATTTCCATTGAAATAAAAGTCTCCTAAAAATAACTTTCAATTCAAAATGTTTACCTCCAAATTGAACGAGTGAACGCAGTCTGCATAAAGTGGGTTGGCAAGTTTAAAAGGTTAGCAGTAACAGTTGTTTGATATGATGTGAAACTCTTACATACTAGATTCTGTTAAGGGAGTACTTGAATTTAGGACATTTAGCAGTAATGTTGTCTAAAATATTTCCCAAAAGATTCTGTCATAGGAAAGGGATACATAGACGGACAACAACATGACACGATCACAaaagaaaatcataaaaataatccACATACCCCTCATCTAGATGAGGGCCATTCACAAGGACTCAAATGCTAGATTTTGGGGGCTGCCAAAAGTTCTCTTCAAAATGGAAACTACTTCGAAGTTTTTCAAATGTGTAAAAATAGGATTCTTCTGTGTGAGAGTAAATTGAGTGTAATCCGTGctgttaaaaataaaaaataaataaagaaaaaggaaaatttgatGACAACAGTCCCAACCATGGGTGATCTTCTTTAAATGGCCCCAACTTTAGATTAATTACGCACTGGCCTAACAAATGAATGTATCCTCCCAAAAAAGGTCCTCAACCTGAATCAACCTGCTAAGTGGGGTAAATAGGCCATGGGGCTGATTATCATTGGTctctatttaaaaaaaaagttcaatctTTCTCTTTCCTATCTCTCTCCACTGATTTAGTGATCTAAACTTAGCTTCCTACTTCTACCCCATCAATCCCAGCCAAGCACCACCCAAGCGAGCAACACCGACAAAGAAGACGGTGCCGCCATTGTTTCCCGACAACTCTGCTCCAACAAAAACCCAATGTCACTCTGTCAGCCAACATCCATACCTCCCCTTCCGATACTATTGCCGCTATCCTTGGGCAGCCAACCATCAGCCCGAGCCCAACCAAACTCATTTCCGCTCCCGTAAGCCATCTCCATCACTCTCACAACATTCAACTAGGGCCTACGCCCAATACTTCGCCACACTTGAACCCACCCATGTCTATTTGCATTTTGACATACCAATGACACCACCAATTAAAAGTAAAACAAAGCCCTGAATCTTTGCTAATTATACTACTGCAAATGCGATGTTGCACTTTGGTTCCCAATTAAACCAAAGATTGTAATCTaaacaatatcaaattaaataatcacCAGAAGTTAGTAAGTAGCTTTGcttgaaaaaaagaaaaaaagaaaaaaagaacttGACCAACATTAACTGCAAACAAACAAATGACATGATAGATTTTCACACCTCACTACGACTGTAAACATGAACTTCCTAGTTAACATAATATTCCTTAACATATTACCTTTTAATTGTGAATATTATAGATATAtggattaaaaaaaagaaaaagaaaaagaaaaaaaaaaagggaagtaGGGAAGCAAGTTCCAAAATGTGTAGAGTGGTCGGAGAAGGCGGTGGTCGGATTGAAGGGGAAAGTGGCAAGGCGATGGTTGAGAAGGGGCAATAGGAGAAGGGTGGTTATGGGCAGAACCGCAGAAGGGAGGGGGAGAAAagagaaataaaatatttataaaaaaaacaccTGTTCAAAAGGTTATAAGCCGTAGGGGACTGATTTGGTAAAACATACCTCAACGTTGGGACTATTCTCAGCTAATCAATACTACGTAGTTGGGACCATTTAAAGAAGATGTCACATAGTTGGGACTTTTATTGtcaatttttccaaaaaaggaaTCTAGTTGATACTCTACCTTGATCTCCCAAGAAGGAAACGTCCTGTAGTTGATTCCTTTTTTGTATTAAACCCTCCACAGTAAAGTACTGGCAAGCTGGGAGGTAATGATGCAATATGCTGCCATGTGAGTAAAGCACCTCTTCGGCGCGCACGAGGACTGAACTCATCCATGTTTGTGTTTACAATCTGGAAGGAAAAACCAGGAGGCTCAACCCCCTTAAGCTGAAATGTGTGGGTGTCACGTCAAAGAAACACATTGCTAAACAATGACTGAGAGGACAAGGAAAAAGGCAATATTAAGGATATCACCCAAGTCGCAATGCAGGGAGCTACTGCTTTCCATGATATACTTCCCGGGATAGAAGGTGAATCTGATAACCAAAAGGTTCCGCCTTCTACCAGCTCTACCTTCAAAAATGAATGAATATATGAACAAAGCAACCAAAACAGAACATTAATTAACCCAGAGCAAGGTATGTAAGCCCTTGCATACATAGAGAAGCTTTTCCATAGAGGATAGAATGAAAaagttaaagaaaaaaaaaaaatcagcagCTGCAGAAAATATGAAATGAACCAAGTCATTGCGTACCTTCTCCTTGTCGAAAAAGACAGCACAATGCTCATCTGAAGTGTCTTCAACTCCCTTTCTAGATATGCCAAAATGACCGTAACCTGGGTGTTTCAAACAATGGAAAGAAAGGCTTTCAACTTTAGGACTAAAAACAATAAAGACTTAAAAACGCACAAAGGTGGTAACAGAAATGAACAATTGGCCACTACAGTTGTGAATCGAAAATCATACACATAAACATCTATTTACCATGTGAACAACAAGGAATTAGTGAAAACTTTAATGTACATTAACAAGTTGATATTCCTAATCATGAATACACTCATGTAGAGAGTGCAATTAAAAGGTATAATAAGCTTCATGTCATGCAGAATGAGTAGGGGAGTAGTTGCATCAGTCTTGTAATGCAGATTTTAAAAGTACTACATATTTACTGGAGAGGCAAGTGATCCTTCAGTACAGTAATCGTAAATAGTCAATAAAACAACTTTATCATTTTGTTACTGGCAACTGGGTACCCTATTTCAATATCATCACATGAAAACCTTGGAAGTCTTTATACGGCGTTCCCGGTAGCTTAAGTTTGACAATATCATCTTTTGATGACCTGCCTAGTTGCAGAAATTTTCTCTGAAGGATATTCTTGCACAATGTTAATCACAGGATAGCAAGTCTTGGTAATTGACATGAAAAGAAACTGTAAAAGCTAGTCCTGGCCACCAAACAATGGATCCTCCATAGAACTTGAAGAAAGTTTCGCAACCTTGTCATGTAGCTCAGAAAGCCACTTGCATAGCAAGAAAAGAAGACAGATCATAACTAATGGAcacaaagtaaaaaaaaaaagccctTACGCTAGGGTTAAGAGCTGAGATGCTCGGACTCGCCCCCACACCCCGCCGTACCGGTGTCGACACGACACGACACGAAGCGGGTGGTTTCCGGTGTGGAAAATGTTATTTCAGGTAGTGTTGTTGGGTCTGGGTGGTGGATCGACGGTGGGGTGTTCGGGGTGGTGGATCGACGGCGAGGTGATTTTGGGGTGGTGGTCGACAGTGGCTAGGGTGGTGAGTTCTGCAGTGAAGGTGGTTCAAATTGTCGCCTGATGTTACAAGTTGGTCAATGGTGATCAACATATTTTTTGGTTGTTAGAAAGAAAGAGAATGGAAAACCGGGAGGGGAGGGGGTTGTCAATCTAGAAGACTTCAGGGAGGAGTGAAAAGGAAAAGAGGGTAAAGAGAATGACAAATAATGCccaacaaacaacaacataTTTGGATTGAATGGGAGAGTGTGGGAACCTAACTTTTTGTACTGGAAAAGAgaggtaataaaatattattaaatctGCAGCTACTTCAAAAAAAACTTCCTATTATGGCTAAAATGTTAGGACCTGAAGATCTCTGCTTGGGTTCTACTACTGATTCGTGGAAAGGGTTGTTAGCTGGTCCAGTTCAATATGAGATTGAACCCAAACAAATGTGCATTTGGCGCGCTGCAGATCTGATCTATAAAGAATTACCCTCATTCTATCTCAGATAGGATGAATACAAAGGAAGTCTTTTTCATTTTTACGATGCATACCCCTTCGAGataattataagttattaaagaAAGTGTGAAACTAAAATTGCGATCAACAGTGTTTGGTTGAAATTCAATataattataagttattaaagaAAGTGTGACACTTAAATTGCGATAGAGGGAGTAATACAAAAACAACAATACCGAAGTCATCCCAAAAAGATAGGGTCAGCTACATAAACCAAGAATTTATATTGTGTGGTCATTCGGCAACAATTAAATTCTATTATAAACTCTtgaaacccattttcttccgcTAATTCTTAACTCCTTTCATCCAAGTCATATTTGCCTCCTCGACTTCTAAAATTTCCATAATCCCAATTCTCCAATTGCCTAACCAATGCATACTCTAGGTCGAAGTTGCACATGCTTCGACCTAGAAAGTGCTTCCTTATCTTATCCTCTACAATCTTCCTCCAAATATCTTCATATCCAATAGAAAGAGCCGAATACTCAATTTCACAATTAAATAACTTAGCCTTGGACACTTGCCACGCTGCCAACTAAACTCAGAACACTTattaaaagcaaaaaaaaaactagccaAAACATATATCAAGAAATGGAGTCACATCAAGATTTCAAGTTCCCTTATTGGAAGTTATTCTACAAATGGAATCTAAGGTTTTGTTCTACGTGACACTTGAGTTTACTTTATTTGGTAGGTAAATTGTTACATGATAACTTGAAGATTCTCTTAGCCCTCCTTTTACATAAGGAGTGACATTGTTGGTATTTGTTTTCATCTTCTATCTTTGTCTTTTTCCAGTCTGCCTTGATTAAAAGGATCCAAAAATAGGATTATGAGCAATAAATAAAGTTTATCATCCAATATGGGGAGATTAAAGCCCCATTTACACAATGACTTATGTGGTTCCAAAAATGATAACATCATGCAATCCAAGACAAAATGGTATCCTCTCACAAGCCTAGTGTAGAAGGAAAGGCAACATCAAACAGTACAAAAACAACGAAAACAGAAAAAAGTAGTACCAGGTAATCCCTGCTGAAGATAGTCCAACTGCAACTTCAAGCCTGAGTAAATCAAAGTCTAGAATTCCGTAAAGGATTCAAATTTCAGAAGACCAAATAAATCATTTATCTTGGGAAGGAAGAGATCCATTAACCTTTACTCTAAGAAGTGAAAGAAAATGGTGGGGAGAAAAGGAATACCTTGTTGAGTACATAAGATGGTTGGTGAATAACTGGTTATCACGCTGATGCACAAATCTTTCCTCTTTTCCCATGAATTCAAACTATCAACAGGTTGTTCGTCGTGGAGGTTAAAGGTCATCACCGTGAGTGAGAAACTCATCCTTGACAATCAGAATCTGTCAGCATTTGTCCTTCAGAGAGCAGGAATCTCAATCTTAGTTTCTGACGAAAGTCTAAGCAGCTTCAACAAAATACTAAACTTCAAACTTGAGCATCTAATTCATACAACATACAAGTATATTTTGATCCATAATGCCTTTGAAATATACTGACAAGGACTAATAAGATTGAGTAGCACACATTGTGTCATTGTGTATTGCAAATAAGAGATTACAATTTTGGATACATTGCTTGTAATATTATCACCGGTCAACAACAGGTTACGTTGGGTTGGGACTTGGGATAATATCAACCCACTTCATACATGACAGGCGGATATTCACAAGGCTAAAGAATACTACTACAGGTCTACAGTTAATCGACACTTTCAGTTCTAAACCAAAGTAGATAACTTACTTTCTAAAATATGTGGTTGTTAAGTTGACATAGAGTATCATATCCTAAGATGTTGTCTTTTCCATGTAGTAGtttcctacgatatgcaaaatATGTTTGGTTAAAATTGGGAAGTCCAGTTGCGGATCAAATGataaaattcaataattaattgaAACAACAAATAATTCAAGGAGGCAGGATAACAAAGACTTCAAATGAAATTTTACAATTGCCTCCGACGAGATTTCATAACTTGGAAGCAATTTATTACATCCTCGATCCCTAACTTGAAGAAAGGCCCCTCCACCTTCCGTCCAAAATAATTCTAAGCTTTTATGTTTCATCTTCTAATTCATAGGGATGTAATATTATTAAGAAAATTGCATAGTGTTTTGTATTATTAAAAGCAAATAGGAATAAAGCCAAAGAAGAAGGACTCCTA contains these protein-coding regions:
- the LOC110789674 gene encoding probable RNA exonuclease C9B6.11c — translated: MSFSLTVMTFNLHDEQPVDSLNSWEKRKDLCISVITSYSPTILCTQQGLKLQLDYLQQGLPGYGHFGISRKGVEDTSDEHCAVFFDKEKVELVEGGTFWLSDSPSIPGSISWKAVAPCIATWVTFQLKGVEPPGFSFQIVNTNMDEFSPRARRRGALLTWQHIASLPPSLPVLYCGGFNTKKESTTGRFLLGRSREHGVVGDMRDTWPNARVRKNGSLIRTYHGFKGNKQGAVEFLKLIFRALCLCWDRQTQDLHVDWILFRGRSLIPVLCEVVNDNIDGCYPSSHYPMFAEFMLPRSVRLTETPSRNES